One window of Paenibacillus albicereus genomic DNA carries:
- a CDS encoding catalase, which yields MNRLTTNQGVPIGDNQNSRTAGQNGPTLLEDYQLLEKLAHFDRERIPERVVHARGAGAHGVFRTAASMKRWTKAAFLQEAGLETNVFVRFSTVIHGQHSPETLRDPRGFAVKFYTTEGNYDFVGNNLPVFFIRDAMKFPDMVHSLKPDPSTNIQHPDRYWDFMSLTPESTSMLLHLFSDEGIPASYREMRGSGVHAFKWVNEHGNRVYTKLRWVPKQGVRHLSADEASAIQAQDFNHATRDLQEAINRGEFPEWDLFVQILDPADLDSFDFDPLDPTKDWFEEDIPYVHVGTMTLDRNPDNVFAETEQVGFNPGVVVPGIEPSEDKLLQGRLFSYSDTQRYRVGPNYLQLPINCPFAQVSNNQRDGAMQHGSFSGSVNYEPSRHKDAPQQDPAYVEPHAALATGAQAGRQKIAKTNDFGQAGQVWRRYSAAEQDAVIRNLTGDLSQVESSTQLRAVCNFFRADAELGKRLAEGLGVDLTPYLQHMG from the coding sequence ATGAACCGACTGACGACGAACCAAGGGGTCCCGATCGGGGACAACCAGAACTCCAGAACGGCAGGCCAAAACGGCCCGACGCTGCTTGAGGACTACCAGCTGCTGGAGAAGCTGGCGCACTTCGACCGCGAGCGGATTCCGGAGCGGGTCGTCCATGCCCGCGGCGCCGGCGCGCACGGCGTGTTCCGCACGGCCGCCAGCATGAAGCGCTGGACGAAGGCGGCGTTCCTGCAGGAGGCCGGCCTCGAGACGAACGTATTCGTCCGATTCAGCACGGTCATCCACGGCCAGCACTCCCCGGAGACGCTGCGCGATCCGCGCGGCTTCGCCGTCAAATTCTACACGACCGAGGGCAACTACGACTTCGTCGGCAACAACCTGCCGGTATTCTTCATCCGCGACGCGATGAAATTCCCGGACATGGTCCACTCCCTCAAGCCCGATCCGAGCACGAACATCCAGCACCCGGACCGCTACTGGGACTTCATGTCGCTGACGCCGGAGTCGACCAGCATGCTGCTGCATCTGTTCTCCGACGAGGGCATCCCGGCCAGCTACCGCGAGATGCGCGGCTCCGGCGTCCATGCGTTCAAGTGGGTGAACGAGCACGGCAACCGCGTCTACACGAAGCTGCGCTGGGTGCCGAAGCAAGGGGTGCGCCATCTGTCGGCGGACGAGGCGAGCGCGATCCAGGCGCAGGACTTCAACCATGCGACGCGCGACCTGCAGGAAGCGATCAACCGCGGCGAGTTCCCCGAATGGGACCTGTTCGTGCAGATTCTCGATCCGGCCGACCTCGACTCGTTCGACTTCGATCCGCTCGATCCGACGAAGGACTGGTTCGAGGAGGACATCCCGTACGTGCATGTCGGCACGATGACGCTGGACCGCAATCCGGACAACGTCTTCGCCGAGACGGAGCAGGTCGGCTTCAATCCGGGCGTCGTCGTGCCGGGCATCGAGCCGTCCGAGGATAAGCTGCTGCAAGGACGCCTCTTCTCCTACTCCGACACGCAGCGCTACCGCGTCGGCCCGAACTATCTGCAGCTGCCGATCAACTGCCCGTTCGCCCAGGTGAGCAACAACCAGCGCGACGGCGCGATGCAGCACGGCTCGTTCAGCGGCTCCGTCAACTACGAGCCGTCCCGCCACAAGGACGCTCCCCAGCAGGATCCGGCGTACGTCGAGCCGCACGCAGCGCTCGCCACCGGCGCGCAGGCCGGACGGCAGAAGATCGCCAAGACGAACGACTTCGGCCAGGCCGGCCAGGTGTGGCGCCGCTACTCGGCGGCCGAGCAGGACGCGGTCATCCGCAACCTGACCGGCGACCTGTCCCAGGTCGAGTCCAGCACGCAGCTGCGCGCCGTGTGCAACTTCTTCCGCGCCGACGCCGAGCTCGGCAAGCGCCTGGCCGAAGGGCTGGGCGTCGACCTGACGCCTTACCTGCAGCATATGGGGTAA
- a CDS encoding DNA alkylation repair protein, with translation MLPLRDLYHERMLLEVGEALKELHPPFDPERFAASAMEEPWQGASFKERTRLAAEALGRFLPPSFPEAAELVCQAAERFSGLEYIFFPDFVERFGLEDREAAMDALARLTRASTSEFAVRAFLLADPAWAMERLGRWSRDSDEHVRRLATEGSRPRLPWGQRLPMFVRDPQPTLALLEPMLADESEYVRRSVANHLNDIAKDHPERVLELAERHLGRDARSDWTLRHASRTLLKQGEPQALRLFGFAPATEASARNLQVLTPVVPFGGRLEFAFEIHNSGEPVPLRLEYEIGFVKASGRLAGKRFKLSERAYPSGSTPVVRSHAIKPITTRKYYPGLHSITLLVNGEPQGELGFELTMEPAEGSSQEAEG, from the coding sequence ATGCTGCCCCTAAGAGACCTGTACCACGAACGCATGCTGCTGGAAGTCGGAGAGGCGCTGAAGGAGCTGCATCCGCCGTTCGATCCGGAGCGGTTCGCGGCATCGGCTATGGAGGAGCCGTGGCAAGGAGCTTCGTTCAAGGAACGGACGCGACTCGCCGCAGAGGCGCTCGGGCGCTTCCTGCCGCCGTCCTTTCCGGAGGCGGCCGAGCTCGTCTGCCAGGCGGCGGAGCGCTTCAGCGGACTGGAGTACATCTTCTTTCCCGACTTCGTCGAGCGGTTCGGCCTGGAAGACCGGGAAGCGGCGATGGACGCGCTGGCGCGTCTGACCCGCGCTTCCACCTCGGAGTTCGCCGTCCGGGCGTTCCTGCTCGCCGATCCGGCCTGGGCGATGGAACGCTTGGGCCGCTGGTCGCGCGACTCGGACGAGCATGTGCGCCGCCTGGCCACCGAGGGCTCCCGTCCGCGCCTGCCGTGGGGGCAGCGGCTGCCGATGTTCGTCCGCGATCCGCAGCCGACGCTCGCCTTGCTGGAGCCGATGCTGGCCGACGAGAGCGAGTACGTGCGTCGCAGCGTCGCCAACCACCTCAACGACATCGCCAAGGATCATCCCGAGCGGGTGCTGGAGCTGGCGGAGCGGCATCTCGGCCGTGACGCGCGCTCCGATTGGACGCTGCGCCATGCGAGCCGCACGCTGCTCAAGCAGGGGGAGCCGCAGGCGCTGCGCTTGTTCGGCTTCGCGCCGGCGACGGAGGCATCCGCACGGAACTTGCAAGTGCTTACGCCCGTCGTGCCGTTCGGCGGACGGCTGGAGTTCGCGTTCGAGATCCACAACTCCGGCGAGCCGGTGCCGCTGCGGCTGGAGTACGAGATCGGGTTCGTCAAGGCGAGCGGACGGCTGGCGGGCAAGCGATTCAAGCTGTCCGAGCGGGCCTACCCGAGCGGCTCGACGCCGGTCGTCCGCTCCCATGCGATCAAGCCGATCACGACGCGAAAGTATTACCCGGGATTGCACAGCATTACTTTATTGGTCAATGGAGAGCCCCAGGGCGAGCTCGGATTCGAGCTCACGATGGAGCCGGCGGAAGGAAGCAGCCAGGAGGCGGAGGGCTAG
- a CDS encoding polysaccharide deacetylase family protein, which translates to MTSRRLILNCDDFGQCRAANEAIIALLEEGLASSATLMAPAPAFREAAQWARREGGKVSIGAHLTFTSEFPGWRWSPLTGAASLQDGEGFLHPDVEAFERRAEARDVKREMEAQFRAIREAGVEVTHADNHMGSLYGLAAGRSHLPLTLRECSARRLPFRLFRRIWEQDAFLASIPGAEKTLGKVVLLADLLGVPLPDYLVSHPYHVEPGETYASFKGMLCAKLYELPDGITETYVHPAVSDRDMERIVPSWEKRVWEFRLLQDEDFRYALRDADVGLATYRDVAREQKRSRIGALMGIGKLLG; encoded by the coding sequence ATGACCAGCCGCAGGCTCATCCTGAATTGTGACGACTTCGGCCAGTGCCGCGCCGCCAACGAGGCGATCATCGCCCTGCTGGAGGAAGGACTCGCCAGCTCGGCGACGCTCATGGCTCCCGCTCCGGCGTTCCGCGAGGCGGCGCAGTGGGCGCGGCGCGAGGGCGGCAAGGTCAGCATCGGCGCGCACTTGACGTTCACCAGCGAGTTCCCCGGCTGGCGCTGGAGCCCGCTGACCGGAGCGGCCTCGCTGCAGGACGGGGAGGGCTTCCTCCATCCGGACGTGGAGGCGTTCGAGCGCCGGGCGGAGGCCCGCGACGTGAAGCGGGAGATGGAGGCGCAATTCCGCGCGATCCGCGAGGCCGGCGTAGAGGTCACCCATGCCGACAACCATATGGGGAGCCTGTACGGCCTCGCGGCCGGGCGCAGCCATCTGCCGCTGACGCTGCGCGAATGCTCGGCCCGGCGCCTGCCGTTCCGCCTGTTTCGCCGCATCTGGGAGCAGGACGCCTTCCTCGCGTCGATCCCTGGCGCGGAGAAGACGCTCGGCAAGGTCGTGCTGCTCGCCGATCTGCTCGGCGTGCCGTTGCCGGATTATCTGGTCAGCCACCCGTACCACGTAGAGCCGGGAGAGACGTACGCCTCGTTCAAGGGGATGCTGTGCGCCAAGCTCTATGAGCTGCCGGACGGCATCACGGAGACGTACGTCCATCCGGCCGTGTCCGACCGCGACATGGAGCGGATTGTGCCTTCCTGGGAGAAACGGGTGTGGGAGTTCCGGCTGCTGCAGGACGAGGACTTCCGCTATGCGCTGCGGGACGCGGACGTCGGGCTCGCGACGTACCGCGACGTCGCCCGCGAGCAGAAGCGCTCCCGCATCGGCGCGCTCATGGGCATCGGCAAGCTGCTGGGGTGA
- a CDS encoding DedA family protein: protein MEAWITEIMDRFGYFGVGFLIAIENLFPPIPSEVILTFGGFMTAKTSMTVVGVIIAATLGSVIGAVILYFIGAWLHADRLERIVGRWGHLLRLKPEDVRKADAWFDRYGPWAVLLCRLVPLVRSLISLPAGMSGMSFPLFLTLTTIGSLIWNTVLVTVGASVGESWESIVAYMDVYSNIVYALLALGLLGGAFWFFRSRRKAGR, encoded by the coding sequence GTGGAAGCCTGGATTACCGAGATCATGGACCGCTTCGGCTATTTCGGCGTCGGATTCCTGATCGCCATCGAAAATCTTTTCCCGCCTATTCCGTCCGAGGTCATCCTGACCTTCGGCGGCTTCATGACCGCCAAGACGAGCATGACCGTGGTCGGCGTCATCATCGCCGCCACGCTCGGCTCCGTCATAGGAGCCGTCATCCTGTACTTCATCGGCGCCTGGCTGCATGCGGACCGCCTGGAGCGGATCGTCGGCCGCTGGGGCCATCTGCTGCGCCTCAAGCCGGAGGACGTCCGCAAGGCCGACGCCTGGTTCGACCGCTACGGCCCGTGGGCCGTGCTGCTGTGCCGGCTCGTGCCGCTCGTGCGCAGCCTCATCTCCCTCCCGGCGGGCATGTCCGGCATGAGCTTTCCGCTGTTTCTGACGCTGACGACGATCGGCTCGCTCATCTGGAACACCGTGCTCGTCACCGTCGGCGCCTCCGTCGGCGAATCGTGGGAATCGATCGTCGCCTATATGGACGTCTACTCCAACATCGTCTATGCGCTGCTGGCGCTCGGCCTGCTGGGCGGCGCGTTCTGGTTCTTCCGCAGCCGGCGCAAGGCTGGGCGCTGA
- a CDS encoding MFS transporter — translation MEQAKPERGINSSWTYGLGMLAMMVPSQAFLSFYSYYYVDKLGLGLGLATLARTIYLVWDAVNQPLLGYASDRTRSRWGRRKPWLYGALPAFAAVFIGLFSVPESVAATAAEGGLALFYWFLAALVLFETASSVLWVNYGALLPELFAGAAARAKASAVQQGFQMLAILIGTAATPLLFQRLGFGGMSFVYAAVFLVCMLAFLRRLREPPESRLQPPLPFLQAFRITLSNRNFWIFHLANSFAQTVNGLLSSMIPFYAKYALGIPESQVSLLLASVFVPVIPLVAVWYVVARRLGGLRSWRLALIAYGVSAAPLWFAQSLGGGIAAGICIGFGLAGFLVTPAVLSGRIIDLDAERTGRRREGVYTAVGGFITRSSGLLSAAAFWIVGLALGYRSGADPGPNPELTFRVLISLVPIGLLALSVAISLLYREEKEEPHDQPQAHPEL, via the coding sequence ATGGAGCAGGCGAAGCCGGAGCGGGGCATCAACTCCAGCTGGACCTACGGGCTCGGCATGCTGGCGATGATGGTGCCGAGCCAGGCGTTTCTATCGTTCTACAGCTACTACTATGTCGACAAGCTCGGCCTCGGGCTCGGCCTGGCGACGCTGGCGCGCACGATCTACCTCGTCTGGGACGCGGTCAACCAGCCGCTCCTCGGCTACGCGTCCGACCGCACGCGCAGCCGCTGGGGCCGCCGCAAGCCGTGGCTGTACGGCGCGCTGCCGGCGTTCGCCGCCGTCTTCATCGGCCTGTTCTCCGTGCCGGAGAGCGTCGCCGCGACGGCCGCCGAGGGCGGCCTCGCGCTGTTCTACTGGTTCCTCGCGGCGCTCGTCCTGTTCGAGACGGCCTCTTCCGTCCTCTGGGTCAACTACGGCGCGCTGCTGCCCGAGCTGTTCGCCGGCGCCGCGGCCCGGGCCAAGGCGTCCGCCGTCCAGCAGGGCTTTCAGATGCTCGCCATCCTGATCGGCACGGCGGCGACGCCGCTGCTGTTCCAGCGGCTCGGCTTCGGCGGCATGTCCTTCGTCTACGCCGCCGTCTTTCTCGTCTGCATGCTCGCCTTCCTCCGCCGCCTGCGCGAGCCTCCGGAATCGCGCCTCCAGCCGCCGCTTCCTTTTCTCCAAGCGTTCCGCATCACGCTGTCCAACCGCAACTTCTGGATCTTCCATCTCGCGAATTCGTTCGCCCAGACCGTGAACGGGCTGCTCAGTTCCATGATTCCGTTCTATGCCAAATACGCGCTCGGTATTCCGGAAAGCCAAGTGTCGCTGCTGCTCGCCTCGGTGTTCGTGCCCGTCATCCCGCTCGTCGCCGTCTGGTACGTCGTCGCCCGCCGGCTCGGCGGCCTGCGCAGCTGGCGGCTCGCCCTGATCGCCTACGGCGTCAGCGCCGCGCCGCTCTGGTTCGCGCAGAGCCTCGGGGGCGGCATCGCCGCCGGCATCTGCATCGGCTTCGGCCTGGCGGGGTTCCTCGTGACGCCGGCCGTGCTCAGCGGCCGCATCATCGATCTCGACGCCGAGCGCACGGGGCGCCGGCGCGAGGGCGTCTACACCGCCGTCGGCGGCTTCATCACCCGCTCGAGCGGGCTGCTGTCCGCGGCGGCGTTCTGGATCGTCGGCCTCGCGCTCGGCTACCGCAGCGGCGCGGATCCCGGTCCGAATCCCGAGCTGACCTTCCGCGTGCTCATCAGTCTCGTGCCGATCGGTCTGCTGGCCCTGTCCGTCGCCATATCCTTGTTGTATCGGGAAGAAAAGGAGGAACCGCATGACCAGCCGCAGGCTCATCCTGAATTGTGA
- a CDS encoding DinB family protein has protein sequence MSEQVLNRLEMTRSELLEAVRGLPQETLEAPRPGGGWSVLENLEHLAALEGAIVQGLSAALAGPERADLRRAPLELVKDRTRLVEAPAHVQPAGRIHTAAEAEQAIADVRRRLLEAIAADYGTERMETRGFEHPLFGPMSAAQWVELVPLHEARHLEQIRDTLRRLNDR, from the coding sequence ATGAGCGAACAGGTGCTGAATCGATTGGAAATGACGAGGTCCGAGCTGCTGGAGGCAGTGCGCGGCTTGCCGCAGGAGACGCTCGAGGCGCCCCGCCCGGGCGGAGGCTGGTCGGTGCTGGAGAATCTGGAGCATCTGGCCGCGCTCGAAGGCGCGATCGTCCAAGGCCTGTCGGCCGCGCTGGCCGGCCCGGAGCGCGCCGATCTGCGCCGGGCGCCGCTTGAGCTGGTGAAGGACCGTACCCGCCTTGTGGAAGCGCCGGCTCATGTGCAGCCCGCCGGGCGCATCCATACGGCCGCAGAAGCGGAGCAGGCGATCGCCGACGTCCGCCGGAGGCTGCTCGAGGCGATCGCCGCCGATTACGGGACGGAGCGCATGGAGACGCGCGGCTTCGAGCATCCGCTGTTCGGTCCGATGAGCGCGGCGCAGTGGGTCGAGCTCGTGCCGCTGCATGAAGCGCGGCATCTGGAACAGATCCGCGACACGCTTCGCCGCCTGAACGATCGCTAG
- a CDS encoding HD-GYP domain-containing protein, which translates to MPIYKKFLYRLILNYLIGSSLAVVGVGGAIIALSLRLEPGQPAIVAIILLLSVVCMLICEGTAFRRHVAPVRELYRMAEPDAATARQAYFRVHRLPLLAVRRILGPHLFGFTLPALLLTLACRPLGWLDVPGGYLLIAALASALIASLHAMVEYFLTAQAIRPLLLDIQSFSKAGSEEISLRGKVIVPIPVKFQASIFVIGALPVMIFILSTQVRLSVRGESSLSYWAWSALMLLVTLGFASFAAWLLGKNVRQPIEELYTMMRLVRKGNLSVRVPDLYSDEFSRLVDGFNHMVQGLGERERMNEQLLQSYFSTLAAALDARDPYTAGHSQRVAAYALMIGRAEGMYGDQLDVLHKTALLHDIGKIGVRDSVLLKDGKLTEEEFAQIKVHTVMGENILRQVEPQEAMAAFLPGVRSHHERYDGKGYPDGLRGEEIPLMGRIIAVADAYDAMTSDRPYRKGMPTAQALAILEDGRGTQWDPRFARTFINAMGGMEQPGQVTLLPRRPDGAKAEAEPPQAAESERSKSS; encoded by the coding sequence ATGCCTATTTATAAAAAATTCCTATACCGGCTGATTCTGAACTATCTGATCGGCTCGTCGCTCGCCGTCGTCGGCGTCGGCGGGGCGATCATCGCCCTTAGCCTACGGCTGGAGCCGGGCCAGCCGGCGATCGTCGCGATCATTCTGCTGCTGTCCGTCGTCTGCATGCTGATTTGCGAAGGAACGGCTTTCCGGCGGCATGTAGCTCCAGTGCGCGAGCTGTACCGGATGGCCGAGCCGGACGCGGCGACGGCCCGCCAAGCCTATTTCCGCGTCCATCGTCTGCCGCTGCTGGCGGTGCGCCGCATCCTCGGCCCGCATCTGTTCGGATTCACGCTGCCGGCCCTGCTGCTGACGCTGGCTTGCCGGCCGCTCGGCTGGCTCGACGTGCCCGGCGGGTATCTTCTCATCGCGGCGCTCGCGTCCGCGCTTATCGCGTCGCTGCACGCGATGGTGGAGTATTTCCTCACCGCCCAGGCGATCCGGCCGCTGCTGCTCGACATCCAGAGCTTCTCGAAGGCAGGCAGCGAGGAGATAAGCCTGCGGGGCAAGGTGATCGTGCCGATTCCGGTGAAGTTCCAGGCGAGCATTTTCGTCATCGGGGCGCTTCCGGTCATGATCTTCATCCTATCCACCCAAGTCCGCCTGTCCGTACGCGGCGAGTCGAGCCTCAGCTACTGGGCCTGGAGCGCGCTTATGCTGCTCGTCACCCTCGGATTCGCTTCCTTCGCAGCCTGGCTGCTCGGCAAGAACGTGCGCCAGCCGATCGAGGAGCTCTACACGATGATGCGGCTCGTGCGCAAGGGCAACCTGTCCGTGCGCGTGCCGGACCTGTACTCGGACGAGTTCTCGCGGCTCGTCGACGGGTTCAACCATATGGTGCAGGGGCTCGGCGAGCGGGAGCGCATGAACGAGCAGCTGCTCCAGAGCTACTTCTCGACGCTCGCCGCGGCGCTCGACGCCCGCGATCCGTACACGGCCGGCCACTCCCAGCGGGTGGCGGCCTACGCGCTCATGATCGGCCGGGCGGAGGGCATGTACGGCGACCAGCTGGACGTGCTGCACAAGACGGCGCTGCTGCACGACATCGGCAAGATCGGCGTCCGCGACAGCGTGCTGCTCAAGGACGGCAAGCTGACCGAGGAGGAGTTCGCCCAGATCAAGGTGCATACGGTGATGGGCGAGAACATCCTGCGCCAGGTGGAGCCGCAGGAGGCGATGGCGGCCTTCCTGCCGGGGGTGCGCTCGCATCACGAGCGCTATGACGGCAAAGGCTACCCCGACGGCCTGCGCGGCGAAGAGATTCCGCTCATGGGCCGGATCATCGCCGTGGCCGACGCCTACGACGCGATGACGTCCGACCGGCCGTACCGCAAGGGCATGCCGACCGCGCAGGCGCTGGCGATTCTGGAGGACGGCCGCGGCACCCAGTGGGACCCGAGGTTCGCGCGGACGTTCATCAACGCGATGGGCGGCATGGAGCAGCCGGGCCAGGTGACGCTGCTGCCGCGCCGACCCGACGGAGCGAAGGCCGAGGCCGAGCCTCCGCAGGCGGCGGAAAGCGAGCGCAGCAAGAGCTCGTAG
- a CDS encoding methylenetetrahydrofolate reductase, translating into MSSTLREKLLRKESGILTYGMTPPKSSHPPEKIREIADKQIERLKGSGIDGLVLYDVQDEAERTDESRPFPFLQALDPTEYYEGYLKQELGVPAIIYHCVACEGPDKLASWILRDRDEQRYSVFVGASSSRQQVQIRLPEAYRMCGILNERLLPGGVVIPERHRSKGDEHERARAKQEAGCGFFVSQATFDVEASKSFLSDYYYSSRESGTEMAPILFNLAPCGSAKTLEFMKWLGISIPKWLENELIHSVDILDKSVQLSRQVFRELYRFGLEKGIPIGCSVESVSTRKVEIEASIQLLRDIREDMAQIGAELAPAVVPAP; encoded by the coding sequence ATGAGCTCGACCCTGAGAGAAAAGCTGCTCCGCAAGGAAAGCGGCATATTGACTTACGGCATGACGCCGCCCAAAAGCAGCCATCCGCCGGAAAAGATCCGGGAGATCGCAGACAAGCAGATCGAGCGCCTGAAGGGAAGCGGCATCGACGGCCTCGTGCTGTACGACGTGCAGGACGAGGCCGAGCGGACGGACGAGAGCCGGCCGTTTCCTTTCCTCCAGGCGCTCGATCCGACCGAATACTACGAGGGCTACCTGAAGCAGGAGCTCGGCGTGCCGGCCATCATCTACCACTGCGTCGCCTGCGAAGGGCCCGACAAGCTCGCCAGCTGGATTCTCCGCGATCGCGACGAGCAGCGCTATTCCGTCTTCGTCGGCGCGTCCTCCAGCCGCCAGCAGGTGCAGATCCGGCTGCCCGAGGCGTACCGCATGTGCGGCATCCTCAACGAGCGGCTGCTGCCCGGGGGCGTCGTGATCCCGGAGCGCCACCGGAGCAAGGGGGACGAGCACGAGCGGGCGCGCGCGAAGCAGGAAGCCGGCTGCGGCTTTTTCGTCTCGCAAGCGACCTTCGACGTGGAGGCATCCAAGAGCTTCCTGTCGGACTATTACTACTCCAGCCGCGAGAGCGGCACGGAGATGGCGCCGATCCTGTTCAACCTCGCCCCGTGCGGCTCCGCCAAGACGCTGGAATTCATGAAGTGGCTCGGCATCAGCATTCCGAAGTGGCTGGAGAACGAGCTGATCCATTCCGTCGACATCCTGGACAAGTCGGTGCAGCTGTCCCGCCAGGTGTTCCGGGAGCTGTACCGCTTCGGCCTCGAGAAAGGCATCCCGATCGGCTGCAGCGTGGAGAGCGTCTCCACCCGCAAGGTCGAGATCGAGGCGTCCATCCAGCTGCTTCGCGACATTCGCGAGGACATGGCGCAGATCGGCGCGGAGCTCGCTCCGGCCGTCGTCCCTGCCCCTTGA
- a CDS encoding lytic polysaccharide monooxygenase, whose protein sequence is MTLRLTESRSLVLKVLAAFALMALAIVCTKVFAGSASAHGYIDSPASRAKLCSTGVNTNCGNIVYEPQSLEAKGNFPAGGPADGQIAGAGDAFPQLNAQTSTRWSKVNINSGTNTFTWKITARHATAEWKYYITKKGWDPNKAIARADLEQFCYVKDTGAQPPATVTHTCNVPSDRTGYYVILGVWEVADTGNAFYSVVDVNIGGGTNPPADTTAPTVPTNLASSTITPNSVALSWTSSSDNVAVTGYKVFRGSTLLATVSGTSYTATGLTAGTSYTFTVQAIDAAGNTSAASNALTVSTPTGSTPDTTAPTVPGGIHVHATTSNSISIMWTASTDNVGVTAYRVYNGSTLVATLSGSVTDYTIAGLSTDTSYTFTVRAVDAAGNVSAAATVTGKTAVGTTNPNPGAQAWAPGIAYKVGDLVTYGGKTYSCRQPHTSLAGWEPATTPALWLLQ, encoded by the coding sequence ATGACGTTACGCTTGACTGAAAGCCGCTCGCTTGTCCTGAAGGTGCTCGCCGCCTTCGCCCTGATGGCGCTGGCCATCGTCTGTACGAAGGTATTTGCTGGAAGCGCTTCCGCGCATGGCTACATCGACTCGCCCGCCAGCCGCGCCAAGCTCTGTTCCACCGGAGTGAACACGAACTGCGGCAATATTGTGTACGAGCCGCAAAGCCTCGAGGCCAAAGGCAACTTCCCGGCCGGCGGTCCGGCTGACGGCCAGATCGCCGGCGCCGGCGATGCGTTTCCGCAGTTGAACGCTCAAACGTCGACCCGCTGGTCCAAAGTAAACATCAACAGCGGTACCAACACGTTCACTTGGAAGATTACGGCCCGCCATGCCACTGCCGAGTGGAAATACTACATCACCAAAAAGGGCTGGGATCCGAACAAGGCGATCGCCCGCGCTGATCTGGAGCAATTCTGCTACGTCAAGGATACGGGCGCTCAGCCTCCGGCGACCGTCACGCATACGTGCAACGTGCCGTCCGACCGCACGGGCTACTACGTCATCCTCGGCGTCTGGGAAGTCGCCGATACGGGCAACGCGTTCTACAGCGTCGTGGACGTCAACATCGGCGGCGGAACCAACCCTCCTGCCGACACGACCGCTCCTACCGTTCCGACGAACCTGGCTTCCAGCACGATCACGCCGAACAGCGTCGCTCTGTCCTGGACCTCCTCCTCCGATAATGTCGCCGTTACCGGCTACAAGGTCTTCCGCGGCTCCACGCTGCTCGCGACCGTATCCGGCACGAGCTACACGGCAACCGGCCTGACGGCCGGCACGAGCTATACGTTCACGGTGCAAGCCATCGATGCGGCCGGCAACACGAGCGCGGCCAGCAACGCCTTGACGGTGTCCACGCCAACCGGCTCCACGCCGGACACGACGGCACCTACCGTGCCGGGCGGCATCCACGTCCACGCCACGACGTCGAATAGCATCTCCATCATGTGGACGGCTTCCACCGACAATGTCGGCGTGACGGCTTACCGCGTCTACAACGGCTCCACGCTCGTCGCGACGCTGTCCGGCTCCGTAACCGACTACACGATTGCGGGACTGAGCACCGATACGAGCTACACGTTCACGGTCCGCGCCGTCGATGCGGCCGGCAACGTCAGCGCCGCCGCTACGGTCACGGGCAAGACGGCCGTCGGCACGACCAATCCGAATCCGGGCGCTCAAGCCTGGGCTCCGGGAATCGCCTACAAAGTCGGCGACCTGGTTACCTACGGCGGAAAGACGTACTCCTGCCGCCAGCCGCACACGTCGCTCGCCGGCTGGGAGCCAGCCACGACTCCGGCTCTGTGGCTTTTGCAGTGA